GGACCAGATTATTGAGCAGATGGAGCAGCAGTCGTTCAGCTCCCGCGATCTGTTCAGCACGCGGCTCGCACTCTCCGAGCTGCTGACCAATGCGATCCGTCACGGGAACCGAATGGACTACGACAAGTCGGTGACCGTGGAATGGAACCTGTCAGCGACGCGGATCGATGTCACCATTACCGATGAAGGGGAAGGCTTCGATCCTTCTCATCTGCCCGACCCGACCGATGAGGAAAACCTCGAACGCTGCGGCGGCCGCGGCGTCCTGCTGGTCCGCAGTTTCCTCGATGAAGTCTGCTACAACGAACGCGGCAATTCGGTCCACATCGTCAAGCACGCCAGCTCCGGCGACGACGCCTGACGTCGCTTCGCCCGCTCCGCTCAAAGTAAGGCTCCCTCCCACCGGGATGACACAGAGATTGATCTCTGTGTTGCGAAGGAACAGGAGGCCTGTCTTCAGCGTGAGAGCCCCAAGCCTGT
The sequence above is a segment of the Rubinisphaera margarita genome. Coding sequences within it:
- a CDS encoding ATP-binding protein, whose product is MQQPKSSQSSSSGCPTTTRVVIPSDDACALDLQDQIIEQMEQQSFSSRDLFSTRLALSELLTNAIRHGNRMDYDKSVTVEWNLSATRIDVTITDEGEGFDPSHLPDPTDEENLERCGGRGVLLVRSFLDEVCYNERGNSVHIVKHASSGDDA